In the genome of Colletotrichum lupini chromosome 8, complete sequence, one region contains:
- a CDS encoding peptidase family M28 — MKFLATTTVLTSWATLGVSAAVQERQTTKPLVDSASFQEQITKENLQANLVQLSDIATANGGNRAFGLPGYAASVDYIFNRISSAAGAKVWKQDFSATYNTELRANLTINGEKSTIYGLYGSPDTPAEGITAQLVAGPEGTAACEAASYANLDVSGKIVIVTESVCPGYRDGFHAGVMKPAAAAGASAVIVVNDIALNLTAGNLGPADDGTYVPTGFVNQHIGNPLQARLAAGEVLNAFFWEAEVVDSRVTQNVFAETEGGDENNVIVLGAHLDSVAWGPGINDNGSGTSLLLELFLALTKYTTNNKIRFAWWGAEEKGLIGSRYYVNNLATQERDNILAYLNFDMVAKGYYGVFDGDGASYGVPAPPGSDVIQELFTADFVAKGINVTAARFTNGSDYASFWQVLGKPIGGLHTGTGSAQDPCYHQPCDNINNPDLDQLTVNAKASDSSFFTTAHVLSALALDGTNLIKKLTARVLPARTAVAERAIATVEESEDEHHHC; from the exons ATGAAGTTCTTGGCTACGACAACCGTACTCACATCCTGGGCGACTCTTGGCGTCAGCGCCGCAGTCCAGGAGAGGCAGACTACAAAGCCCCTTGTCGACTCCGCGAGCTTTCAAGAGCAGATCACTAAGGAGAA CCTCCAAGCCAACCTGGTCCAACTGAGCGACATCGCAACAGCAAACGGCGGTAACCGCGCCTTCGGCCTCCCAGGCTACGCCGCATCCGTCGACTACATCTTCAACCGCATCTCCAGCGCCGCCGGCGCCAAGGTCTGGAAACAGGACTTCTCCGCCACCTACAACACCGAGCTCCGCGCCAACCTCACCATCAACGGCGAGAAGTCGACCATCTACGGCCTCTACGGGTCCCCCGACACCCCCGCCGAGGGCATAACCGCGCAGCTCGTCGCGGGCCCGGAGGGCACCGCCGCCTGCGAGGCCGCTTCGTACGCCAACCTCGACGTCAGCGGCAAGATTGTGATTGTGACGGAGTCGGTGTGTCCTGGGTACCGGGATGGGTTCCACGCTGGTGTGATGAAACCTGCTGCTGCGGCGGGTGCGAGTGCCGTGATTGTTGTCAATGATATCGCGCTGAATCTGACGGCTGGGAACCTTGGTCCGGCTGATGATGGGACGTATGTCCCTACGGGCTTCGTCAACCAGCACATTGGCAATCCGCTCCAGGCTCGGTTGGCGGCTGGGGAGGTGCTGAACGCTTTCTTTTGGGAGGCTGAGGTTGTCGATAGCCGCGTGACGCAAAACGTATTTGCTGAAACGGAGGGCGGTGATGAGAACAACGTCATTGTC CTCGGCGCCCATCTGGACAGCGTTGCATGGGGTCCAGGTATCAACGACAACG GTTCCGGAACCTCACTCCTCCTTGAGCTCTTCCTAGCCCTCACGAAGTACACCACCAACAACAAAATCCGCTTCGCGTGGTGGGGCGCCGAAGAAAAGGGCCTCATCGGATCCCGCTACTACGTCAACAACCTCGCCACGCAAGAGCGCGACAACATCCTGGCCTACCTCAACTTTGACATGGTCGCCAAGGGATACTACGGCGTCTTCGACGGCGACGGCGCGTCTTACGGCGTCCCGGCCCCGCCTGGCTCCGACGTCATCCAGGAGCTCTTCACCGCCGACTTTGTCGCCAAGGGTATCAATGTGACTGCCGCGAGGTTCACCAACGGCAGTGACTACGCCTCCTTCTGGCAGGTCTTGGGCAAGCCCATAGGTGGTCTTCACACGGGAACGGGCTCCGCGCAGGATCCCTGCTATCACCAGCCGTGCGACAACATCAACAACCCGGACCTGGACCAACTGACGGTCAATGCAAAGGCAAGTGATTCGAGCTTCTTT ACCACTGCTCATGTGCTGTCCGCCTTGGCCCTCGACGGAACCAACCTGATCAAGAAGCTGACCGCTCGCGTGCTTCCCGCCCGTACCGCTGTGGCTGAAAGAGCCATCGCGACTGTGGAGGAGTCCGAGGACGAACATCACCATTGCTAA
- a CDS encoding cutinase, whose protein sequence is MVSSLSAALALLSATLPLTSGTAIVTPRQATGDANCQSVHIFLARGNNEPYPGRQGKLVTAICDGLDSCDYEDIQFYNPLEAPYCQSIEEGAANGTAQITAYNKRCPDAKLVVSGYSQGGHVVGDVLGGGGGTFFQGCQQKANAGLDATKAPGNKLAAVLIFGDTRHTASQPYNYLSGAPDNGLFPRPENQLAGMRAFSSVMRSYCVESDPICAGGDTAANHLNYFDVYSSDAGKWVQDMVGKTDTTTSSSSSKTSATSTSSGPASLSSSSPASATPTAASSAVGGSTTAAPTSADAASAASPTPTSQNAAGALTWNVASLGVTVLALLVVAGPV, encoded by the exons ATGGTCTCATCCCTCTCCGCGGCTCTCGCCCTCCTCTCCGCTACGCTGCCATTGACCTCGGGTACCGCGATCGTCACCCCGCGCCAGGCCACAGGCGACGCAAATTGCCAGAGCGTGCACATCTTCCTCGCGCGCGGGAACAACGAGCCCTACCCCGGACGGCAGGGCAAGCTCGTCACCGCCATCTGCGACGGGCTCGACAGCTGCGACTACGAGGACATTCAGTTCTACAACCCACTCGAGGCGCCTTACTGCCAGTCCATCGAAGAAGGCGCCGCCAATGGCACCGCGCAGATCACGGCGTACAACAAGCGCTGCCCGGACGCGAAGCTCGTCGTGAGCGGATATTCCCAGGGCGGCCATGTTGTTGGTGACGTTTTGGGTGGTGGAGGTGGCACGTTCTTCCAGGGTTGTCAGCAGAAGGCGAATGCTGGGCTAGATGCCACCAAGGCGCCCGGCAACAAAC TCGCTGCTGTGCTCATCTTTGGCGATACAAGACATACGGCCAGCCAACCGTACAACTATCTCTCGGGAGCTCCGGACAACGGACTCTTCCCACGACCGGAGAACCAGCTTGCGGGCATGCGGGCCTTTTCCAGCGTGATGCGCTCGTACTGTGTTGAATCCGATCCGATCTGCGCCGGCGGAGACACCGCGGCCAACCACCTCAATTACTTTGATGTCTACTCCAGCGACGCGGGTAAATGGGTGCAGGACATGGTTGGCAAGACAGACACGACGACGTCCTCATCGTCCTCGAAGACCAGTGCGACTTCAACCTCGTCAGGACCAGCGAGCTTGAGCTCGAGCTCACCGGCGAGCGCGACGCCTACTGCAGCATCATCGGCTGTAGGAGGATCAACCACGGCAGCCCCGACATCTGCTGATGCTGCATCTGCGGCCTCTCCTACTCCGACATCCCAGAACGCGGCTGGAGCTCTTACATGGAATGTGGCATCGCTCGGCGTCACTGTCCTTGCCTTGCTGGTGGTCGCCGGCCCTGTTTAA
- a CDS encoding acetyltransferase has product MAEINDLISVTFRVATKDDAPQVAQLVEAAFRAEDSRADWTADMELGRSFRYSADEALATINNPDAVVLMGFDFHGVLATSVQVVFKREAQMARIAMLSVNPQLQRSGVGRQTLDSAQAYAWKHYDIKKFGLNALSSRENLLAWYERCGYRRTGETSPFPVDRFPRLDLPKDLCFIELEKNATPVVV; this is encoded by the coding sequence ATGGCCGAGATCAACGACCTCATCTCCGTAACTTTCCGCGTTGCAACCAAGGACGACGCTCCTCAAGTCGCACAGCTCGTAGAGGCCGCATTCCGCGCCGAAGACAGCCGAGCAGATTGGACGGCCGACATGGAACTCGGCAGATCGTTCCGCTACTCAGCCGATGAGGCTCTCGCCACCATCAACAACCCGGATGCAGTAGTCCTCATGGGCTTTGACTTCCACGGCGTCCTCGCGACCTCGGTCCAAGTTGTTTTCAAGCGTGAAGCCCAAATGGCCCGGATTGCCATGCTTTCCGTGAATCCCCAGCTGCAGCGAAGCGGTGTCGGGCGTCAAACTCTTGACTCTGCCCAGGCCTACGCGTGGAAGCATTACGACATCAAGAAGTTTGGGTTGAATGCCCTTTCATCTCGCGAAAATTTGCTCGCGTGGTATGAGCGCTGTGGATATCGAAGGACAGGAGAAACTTCGCCGTTCCCTGTTGATCGGTTCCCTCGCCTAGATCTTCCGAAAGATTTGTGCTTCATTGAGCTAGAGAAGAATGCCACGCCTGTTGTGGTTTGA
- a CDS encoding tat pathway signal sequence, with translation MLFFIFSSFALMASAVVIPGPPGPYLVALRVKAFEDAARWDPHAPQDQPEKRRVMVSVHVPLKKESKCSIETVPYVPPTTAVALGQGAATLFGLPDTIFSGMELEFCNIDTSCAGAEKTEEYPLVLFSHGRASSRLAHGVLARSLASYGYIVVTLDHTYDAAIVEFPDGVIRFAENATNSDTAYVKSLLESRQKDVSFIIDQLLDPSVATPLLAGTRASINPEKIFIAGHSFGGATVASSLYVDDRILGGLNFDGQMLGPVLAEGIDKPLVLVGTPTTFDYISGWNETWANLRGPSLMLVVNGTTHMSFFDAPQLPAVKALPIEYSDLIKQVLGTIDDDVLAKIEIELLRRTLDFVLEGKKDALCNIESVGPGVGQLRVKNLECS, from the exons ATGTTGTTCTTCATCTTTTCTTCATTCGCTTTAATGGCCTCAGCAGTCGTCATCCCAGGCCCTCCCGGCCCATACCTCGTTGCCTTGCGGGTGAAAGCGTTCGAAGACGCAGCACGATGGGACCCTCACGCCCCTCAAGACCAACCTGAGAAGCGCAGAGTTATGGTCTCCGTCCACGTTCCCCTGAAGAAGGAATCGAAATGTTCCATCGAAACCGTTCCCTATGTGCCGCCTACCACAGCAGTCGCCCTCGGCCAAGGGGCCGCGACCCTGTTTGGACTACCGGACACCATCTTTTCCGGGATGGAGCTTGAGTTCTGCAACATCGATACTTCTTGCGCCGGGGCCGAGAAAACTGAAGAGTACCCTCTCGTTCTCTTCTCACACGGACGAGCTAGCTCAAGACTTGCGCATGGTGTGCTGGCGCGGTCTCTTGCTAGTTATGGGTACATCGTCGTCACTCTGGACCATACGTACGATGCCGCGATCGTTGAGTTCCCTGATGGAGTTATCAGATTTGCGGAGAACGCGACGAATAGCGACACGGCTTACGTTAAGAGCCTTCTTGAG AGTCGTCAGAAAGATGTCTCTTTCATAATTGACCAGCTTCTGGACCCTTCGGTAGCTACACCGCTCCTCGCTGGGACTCGGGCTTCCATCAACCCAGAGAAGATCTTCATCGCCGGTCATTCCTTCGGAGGCGCTACGGTAGCCTCATCCCTCTATGTCGATGACCGCATCCTCGGCGGCCTCAACTTCGACGGTCAGATGCTCGGACCAGTCCTGGCCGAGGGAATCGATAAGCCCCTGGTGCTGGTCGGCACACCGACGACGTTTGACTACATTTCCGGCTGGAATGAGACTTGGGCTAATCTGCGCGGCCCGTCCTTGATGTTGGTCGTCAACGGGACAACCCACATGTCTTTCTTTGACGCTCCGCAACTTCCGGCCGTCAAGGCTTTGCCCATAGAGTATTCCGATCTCATCAAGCAGGTTTTGGGCACCATAGACGACGATGTGTTGGCCAAGATTGAGATTGAGCTCTTACGGAGGACATTGGACTTTGTCTTGGAAGGTAAGAAAGATGCATTGTGCAACATTGAGAGCGTCGGCCCTGGTGTTGGCCAGCTGCGAGTCAAGAATTTGGAGTGCTCTTAA
- a CDS encoding catalase-peroxidase: protein MAEEKCPFIRTMNTGGGGTKNRDWWPDSLKLNILRQHTPVTNPLGGDFDYVSAFKTLDYDGVKKDLTALMTDSQDWWPADFGHYGGLFIRMAWHSAGTYRVHDGRGGGGEGQQRFAPLNSWPDNVSLDKARRLLWPIKQKYGNKISWADLMILAGNVALESMGFQTAGFSGGRPDTWEADESVYWGGETTWLGNDVRYSHGHEGKSEQGVLDGSQDTKSKSDIHTRDLESPLGAAHMGLIYVNPEGPDGNPDPVAAARDIRVTFGRMAMNDEETVALIAGGHTFGKTHGAAPDSNVGAEPEASGLEAQGFGWANKHGTGKGADTITSGLEVTWTATPTKWSNKYFEYLFKFDWELTKSPAGANQWVAKNAEPIIPHAFDSSKKQLPTMLTTDLSLRFDPEYEKISRRFLENPDQFADAFAKAWFKLTHRDMGPRSRYVGPEVPSEDFIWQDPIPAPSSPLVSEQDVAALKKEVLATGIDASKLISTAWASASTFRGSDKRGGANGARIRLAPQKDWEVNNPKQLAEVLKALEGVQQKFNGSGKKISLADLIVLAGAAGVEKAAKNAGVDINVPFTPGRGDATQEQTDVESVDYLQPYADGFRNYGKSGNRAKTEHYLVDKAHLLTLTAPELTVLVGGLRVLNTNFDGSSTGVFTNRPGALTNDFFVNLLDMGNEWKATNNQDVYEGFDRKSGSKKYTASRVDLVFGSHAELRAVAEIYAQADAGQKFVKDFVTVWDKVMNLDRFDLKKQSGSVPSRL, encoded by the exons ATGGCCGAGGAAAAGTGTCCCTTCATTCGGACCATGAACACGGGAGGTGGCGGCACCAAGAACCGCGACTGGTGGCCCGATTCCCTCAAGCTCAACATCCTTCGCCAGCACACTCCTGTCACCAACCCGTTAGGTGGTGACTTTGACTACGTCTCTGCCTTCAAGACCCTTGACTACGATGGCGTCAAGAAGGACCTGACGGCTCTGATGACCGATTCTCAGGATTGGTGGCCCGCCGACTTTGGCCACTACGGAGGTCTCTTCATCCGTATGGCATGGCACAGCGCCGGCACCTACCGTGTCCACGACGGtcgcggcggtggtggtgag GGTCAGCAACGTTTCGCCCCTCTCAACAGTTGGCCCGACAATGTCAGTCTTGACAAGGCCCGCCGCCTGTTGTGGCCCATCAAGCAAAAGTACGGTAACAAGATCTCTTGGGCTGATCTCATGATTTTGGCCGGAAACGTTGCTCTCGAGTCAATGGGCTTCCAGACCGCTGGATTCTCTGGCGGACGTCCCGACACCTGGGAGGCTGATGAGTCCGTTTACTGGGGTGGCGAAACCACATGGCTCGGCAACGACGTCCGTTACTCTCACGGTCACGAAGGCAAGTCCGAGCAGGGCGTCCTCGATGGCTCCCAGGACACCAAGAGCAAGTCAGACATTCACACCCGCGATTTGGAGTCACCACTTGGTGCTGCCCACATGGGTCTCATTTACGTGAACCCTGAGGGCCCCGATGGTAACCCCGACCCGGTTGCTGCTGCCAGAGACATTCGCGTCACCTTTGGACGCATGGCTATGAACGACGAGGAGACGGTTGCTCTCATCGCTGGTGGCCATACTTTCGGCAAGACCCACGGCGCTGCTCCCGATAGCAACGTTGGTGCCGAGCCCGAGGCCTCTGGTCTCGAGGCCCAGGGTTTTGGCTGGGCCAACAAGCACGGTACTGGCAAGGGTGCCGACACCATCACCAGTGGTCTGGAGGTCACCTGGACTGCAACTCCCACCAAGTGGAGCAACAAGTACTTCGAGTACCTGTTCAAGTTCGATTGGGAGCTTACCAAGAGTCCCGCTGGTGCCAATCAGTGGGTGGCCAAGAACGCCGAGCCCATTATTCCCCATGCCTTCGATTCCAGCAAGAAGCAGCTTCCCACTATGTTGACGACCGACTTGTCGCTCCGCTTTGACCCCGAGTACGAGAAGATTTCGAGACGTTTCCTTGAGAACCCGGATCAATTCGCCGATGCATTCGCCAAGGCTTGGTTCAAGCTCACTCACCGTGACATGGGCCCGCGCTCCCGCTATGTCGGACCTGAGGTTCCCTCTGAGGACTTCATCTGGCAGGACCCTATTCCCGCTCCTAGCTCGCCCCTCGTCAGCGAGCAGGACGTTGCAGCTCTCAAGAAGGAGGTCCTCGCCACTGGCATCGATGCATCTAAGCTCATCTCCACTGCCTGGGCTTCAGCCTCTACCTTCCGTGGAAGTGACAAGCGCGGTGGTGCCAACGGTGCCCGTATTCGCCTGGCACCTCAGAAGGACTGGGAGGTCAACAACCCTAAGCAGCTCGCCGAGGTCCTCAAGGCCCTTGAGGGTGTGCAGCAGAAGTTCAACGGTTCCGGCAAGAAGATCTCGCTAGCTGACCTTATCGTCCTCGCCGGTGCTGCTGGTGTCGAGAAGGCAGCCAAGAATGCGGGCGTCGATATCAACGTGCCCTTCACACCTGGTCGTGGCGATGCCACCCAGGAGCAGACCGATGTTGAGTCTGTCGACTACCTTCAGCCCTATGCTGATGGCTTCCGCAACTACGGCAAGTCAGGCAACCGTGCGAAGACCGAGCACTACCTTGTTGACAAGGCACACCTCCTTACGCTCACCGCACCGGAGCTCACCGTTCTCGTTGGTGGCCTGCGTGTGTTGAACACGAACTTCGATGGCTCATCAACTGGTGTCTTCACCAATCGCCCTGGTGCCTTGACCAACGACTTCTTCGTCAACTTACTCGACATGGGCAACGAGTGGAAGGCCACCAACAACCAGGATGTCTACGAGGGCTTCGACCGCAAGTCAGGCTCCAAGAAGTACACCGCCAGCCGTGTCGACCTTGTCTTTGGCTCCCACGCTGAGCTCCGCGCTGTTGCGGAGATTTACGCCCAGGCTGATGCCGGACAGAAGTTCGTCAAGGACTTCGTGACTGTTTGGGACAAGGTCATGAACCTGGACCGCTTTGATCTCAAGAAGCAGTCCGGTAGCGTGCCGAGCCGCCTTTAG